A window of the Vespula vulgaris chromosome 6, iyVesVulg1.1, whole genome shotgun sequence genome harbors these coding sequences:
- the LOC127064441 gene encoding 5'-3' exonuclease PLD3-like isoform X6, giving the protein MKMTIIFVNNTHNVSYGGGSNNVTNVAYSKYSTAGGSTALSTSTSVRGTSSGKPYPKYAEPRTKDQDVVVLLPHRKSRTPRIKHKLSTVSENARLDVNSSAGDDDLELWDQSGFMLRTDVDDPLTNAKWGAQGWCRPSCIPITVILILIVLVVLLPLLDHATDKFVLNSTSIDAELTCMDSCSISLVESIPIGLNYSNNTVLHETTYDSWMNLIAMAENTIEIASLYWTMRRQDVYPDDSAKEGEAVFQALIEAGRDRKISLKIAQNMPSHLYPNVDTEILTKKAHAQVRSLNFAGLLGGGVLHTKLWLIDRQHVYVGSANMDWRSLTQVKELGLIALNCSCLATDYAKIFDIYWQLGKDGRIPPTWPDSVNTKINIDNPMNFSLMGNKYKTFIASSPPPFSPSGRSNDIDAILHCIEKAEKFIYISVMDYFPLIIYTPKIKYWPVIDNALRAAAIERKVTIKLLISLWKHSRASENYFLKSLEKLTNSYRNVKIEIKRFVVPSSSELDNIPFSRVNHNKYMVTDISAYIGTSNWSGDYFINTAGIGTVFEDVGHKNHGSIRQQLENIFNRDWNSKYSFLLNNTDQVPEKRKIPIENNYLLSSHIYHMPA; this is encoded by the exons atgaaaatgaCGATTATCTTC GTAAACAATACACATAATGTTTCTTACGGAGGAGGAAGCAATAATGTAACGAACGTtgcatattcgaaatattcgaCCGCGGGTGGATCGACCGCACTATCGACATCCACTTCGGTACGAGGAACATCTTCAGGCAAACCGTATCCGAAATATGCCGAACCACGGACTAAGGACCAAGACGTTGTGGTTCTGTTACCGCATAGGAAGAGCAGGACACCCAGAATCAAACACAAATTATCG ACGGTCTCTGAAAATGCAAGATTGGACGTTAATTCGTCGGCAGGTGATGACGATTTAGAGTTATGGGACCAATCTGGATTCATGCTGCGAACCGACGTAGACGATCCTCTCACTAACGCGAA GTGGGGCGCACAAGGATGGTGCAGACCAAGTTGCATACCAATAACAGTTATCTTGATACTCATCGTTCTCGTCGTACTGTTACCCCTTCTTGATCATGCCACggataaatttgtattaaattcgaCGAGCATCGATGCCGAACTAACTTGTATGGATAGCTGTAGTATATCTCTCGTTGAATCCATACCGATTGGATTGAATTATAGCAATAATACGGTGTTACACGAGACTACCTACGATTCTTGGATGAATCTAATCGCAATGGCCGAAAACACGATAGAGATAGCGTCCTTGTATTGGACCATGAGAAGACAGGACGTTTATCCGGATGATAGTGCGAAAGAG GGTGAGGCCGTATTTCAAGCGCTCATAGAAGCAGGCCGggatagaaaaatttcattgaagatAGCGCAAAACATGCCTTCTCATTTGTATCCGAATGTCGATACCGAAATATTGACTAAGAAAGCACATGCACAA gTAAGAAGTTTGAATTTTGCCGGCCTTTTAGGTGGAGGTGTGCTTCATACTAAATTATGGCTAATAGATAGACAACACGTATATGTTGGTTCGGCTAACATGGATTGGCGATCTCTTACGCAAGTGAAAGAACTTGGATTGATAGCTTTAAATTGTTCTTGTTTGGCGACAGACTATGCTAAGATTTTCGAC ATCTATTGGCAATTGGGCAAAGATGGCAGAATACCACCAACGTGGCCGGACTCCGTCAacacgaaaataaatattgataatccTATGAATTTTAGCTTAATGGGTAACAAGTACAAAACGTTTATTGCT agtTCGCCACCTCCATTTTCACCCAGTGGTAGAAGCAACGATATAGATGCCATTTTACATTGCATAGAAAAAgctgaaaaattcatttacatttccgtaatggattattttcctttgattatttatactccaaaaataaa GTATTGGCCTGTAATAGACAACGCTTTAAGGGCAGCTGCTATCGAGCGTAAAGTCACGATCAAACTCTTAATATCACTGTGGAAACATTCGAGAGCATCTGAGAATTACTTTCTTAAATCATTGGAAAAACTGACGAATAGTTACAGAAATGTCAAAATTGAAATA aAACGGTTTGTAGTTCCCAGTTCTTCAGAATTAGACAATATACCATTCTCAAGAGTAAATCATAACAAATATATGGTTACCGATATCTCTGCATACATAGGTACAAGTAATTGGTCTGGTGACTACTTTATAAACACAGCAG GAATTGGAACGGTTTTTGAAGATGTTGGTCATAAAAATCATGGAAGTATAAGACAAcaattggaaaatatttttaatcgagattGGAATTCAAAGTATTCATTTCTGTTGAATAATACTGATCAAGTCccagaaaaacgaaaaattccGATTGAAAACAATTATCTATTATCATCTCATATTTATCATATGCCTGCATAA